The Mycobacterium sp. 3519A genome contains a region encoding:
- a CDS encoding cytochrome P450 yields MTTTERPTVDVIFTCDTSLHDVLRDAARLGPLATDATTGATVALRQRDVEELAHDPRLIGIGLTFFDLMGITDGPLRDWYGRLMFTTEGDYHRRIRSLVSRAFTPRSVEALRAAAAEMATAAVASARESGDLRALSSIGTRMICRLLGVPDGDDAVFTEWAEALSPVFSIMSAEQIAAATTAIVEMQSYVDDLTRRRASDPKDDLITSLLAAESDGDRLTHAETVTMIANLLVAGHDTAGSQIPCSILVALQHRDELDGALDDPARFSSAVSETMRLEPSIAMIPRTTVSPIELHGTTIPAGSMLFLCIASACRDGAAWPDPDRFDADRFTRQDSAKLLNFGAGTHYCLGTALAKVAVEECVRAALAADPPLQLSEDPAAIPWRQVLGRSPARLSVASAS; encoded by the coding sequence GTGACGACAACCGAACGCCCAACCGTCGATGTGATCTTCACCTGCGATACCAGCTTGCACGACGTGTTGCGGGACGCGGCCCGGCTGGGGCCGCTCGCCACCGACGCGACCACAGGCGCCACCGTCGCGCTGCGACAGCGTGACGTCGAGGAACTCGCCCACGATCCGCGCCTGATCGGGATCGGGCTCACGTTCTTCGACCTGATGGGTATCACCGACGGGCCGCTGCGCGACTGGTACGGCCGGTTGATGTTCACCACCGAGGGCGACTATCACCGCCGTATCCGGTCGCTGGTGTCACGCGCCTTCACGCCGCGGTCCGTCGAGGCGTTGCGCGCGGCCGCCGCGGAAATGGCCACCGCCGCTGTTGCTTCGGCGAGAGAATCGGGTGATCTCCGTGCACTGTCCTCGATCGGCACCCGGATGATCTGCCGACTGCTTGGAGTACCCGACGGCGACGACGCGGTGTTCACCGAGTGGGCAGAGGCGTTGAGCCCGGTGTTCTCCATCATGTCCGCCGAACAGATCGCCGCGGCCACCACAGCGATCGTCGAGATGCAGAGTTACGTCGACGACTTGACGAGGCGGCGGGCCAGCGACCCGAAAGACGACCTGATCACCTCACTGCTGGCCGCCGAGTCCGACGGAGACCGTCTGACGCACGCCGAAACCGTCACGATGATCGCGAATCTTCTTGTCGCCGGCCACGATACGGCCGGCAGTCAAATTCCGTGCAGCATCCTGGTCGCCCTGCAACACCGCGATGAACTCGACGGCGCACTTGACGATCCGGCGCGGTTCAGCAGCGCCGTGAGTGAGACCATGCGCCTGGAGCCCAGCATCGCGATGATCCCTCGCACCACGGTGTCACCAATCGAATTGCACGGCACCACGATCCCCGCCGGATCGATGCTGTTTCTGTGCATCGCCTCGGCATGTCGCGACGGCGCCGCATGGCCGGACCCCGACCGTTTCGACGCCGACCGCTTCACCCGGCAGGACAGCGCCAAGCTGTTGAACTTCGGCGCCGGAACGCATTACTGCTTGGGCACCGCGTTGGCCAAGGTCGCCGTCGAGGAATGCGTGCGCGCTGCGCTCGCCGCCGACCCGCCTCTGCAGCTGTCCGAGGATCCTGCGGCGATCCCGTGGCGTCAGGTACTCGGCCGCAGCCCGGCCCGACTGTCCGTGGCGTCCGCGAGTTAG
- the argF gene encoding ornithine carbamoyltransferase yields the protein MTRHFLRDDDLTPDEQAEVLALAAELKKDPFSRRPLEGPRGVAVIFDKNSTRTRFSFEVGIAQLGGHAVVVDGRSTQLGREETLEDTGTVLSRYVDAIVWRTFAQERLSAMASGATVPVVNALSDEFHPCQVLADLQTLAERKGRLAGLRMAYFGDGANNMAHSLMLGGVTAGIHVTIAAPKGFEPHPEFVAAAEERAKLTGATVTLTADPKEAADGVDVLVTDTWTSMGQENDGLDRVRPFRPFQLNSDLLSLADPEAVVLHCLPAHRGHEITDEVIDGPHSAVWDEAENRLHAQKALLVWLLERS from the coding sequence ATGACCCGCCACTTCCTGCGCGACGACGATCTGACCCCCGACGAGCAGGCGGAGGTGTTGGCGCTGGCGGCCGAGCTGAAGAAAGACCCGTTCAGCCGCAGACCCCTCGAAGGACCCCGCGGTGTCGCGGTCATCTTCGACAAGAACTCCACCCGCACCCGGTTCTCGTTCGAGGTCGGCATCGCCCAACTCGGCGGACACGCGGTCGTCGTCGACGGCCGCAGCACTCAACTCGGCCGCGAAGAAACCCTCGAGGACACCGGCACGGTGTTGTCCCGCTACGTCGACGCGATCGTGTGGCGCACGTTCGCCCAGGAACGCCTGAGCGCCATGGCATCCGGGGCGACGGTGCCGGTGGTCAACGCGTTGTCCGACGAGTTCCATCCGTGCCAGGTGCTCGCCGATCTGCAGACGCTGGCCGAGCGCAAGGGCCGGTTGGCGGGCCTGCGGATGGCCTACTTCGGCGACGGCGCCAACAACATGGCGCACTCGTTGATGCTCGGCGGTGTAACCGCTGGCATTCACGTGACCATCGCCGCGCCCAAGGGCTTCGAACCCCATCCTGAGTTCGTCGCGGCCGCCGAGGAGCGGGCCAAGTTGACGGGGGCGACGGTAACGCTGACGGCCGACCCGAAGGAGGCCGCCGACGGCGTCGACGTACTGGTCACCGACACGTGGACGTCGATGGGGCAGGAGAACGACGGACTCGACCGGGTGCGGCCGTTCCGGCCGTTCCAGCTCAACTCTGACTTATTGAGCCTCGCGGACCCGGAAGCTGTTGTGCTGCATTGCCTTCCGGCGCACCGCGGGCACGAGATCACCGACGAGGTGATCGACGGACCGCACAGTGCCGTGTGGGACGAGGCCGAGAACCGGTTGCATGCGCAGAAGGCGCTGCTGGTGTGGCTGCTGGAGCGGTCGTGA
- the argJ gene encoding bifunctional glutamate N-acetyltransferase/amino-acid acetyltransferase ArgJ, which translates to MAGDGRAFDRGSGAVTELSTDTRLVRTQGVTAPAGFRATGIAAGIKASGALDLALVFNEGPDYAAAGVFTRNKVKAAPVLWSQQVLTTGRLRAVILNSGGANACTGPLGFQDTHATAEAVAAALSDWGTETGAIEVAVCSTGLIGDRLPMDKVLAGVTEVVHELAGGLTGGEEAARAIMTTDTVPKQVALHHSGNWTVGGMAKGAGMLAPSLATMLTVITTDAVADAAALDHALRRAAALTFDRLDVDGSCSTNDTVLLLSSGASAITPTQAELDDAVLRVCDDLCAQLQADAEGVTKRVVITVTGAASEDEALTAARVVARDSLVKTALFGSDPNWGRVLAAVGMAPVTLDAERISVSFNGSPVCIDGTGAPGAREVDLSGADIDVTIDLGVGSARASIRTTDLSHGYVEENSAYSS; encoded by the coding sequence ATGGCCGGAGACGGAAGGGCTTTCGATCGTGGGAGTGGCGCCGTGACTGAACTTTCCACCGACACTCGGCTGGTCCGCACGCAGGGCGTCACCGCACCTGCCGGGTTCCGTGCCACCGGGATCGCCGCGGGCATCAAGGCATCCGGTGCACTGGACCTGGCGCTGGTGTTCAACGAGGGACCCGATTACGCCGCGGCAGGCGTGTTCACCCGCAACAAGGTCAAGGCTGCGCCGGTGTTGTGGTCGCAGCAGGTGCTGACGACCGGTCGGTTGCGCGCGGTGATCCTCAACTCCGGCGGCGCCAACGCGTGCACCGGCCCGCTGGGCTTCCAGGACACGCACGCCACCGCGGAAGCCGTCGCCGCCGCGTTGTCGGACTGGGGCACCGAGACCGGCGCCATCGAGGTGGCGGTCTGCTCGACCGGGCTGATCGGCGACCGGTTGCCGATGGACAAGGTGCTGGCCGGTGTCACCGAGGTGGTGCACGAACTGGCGGGCGGGCTGACCGGCGGCGAAGAGGCCGCCCGCGCCATCATGACCACCGACACGGTGCCGAAACAGGTTGCCCTGCACCACAGTGGCAACTGGACGGTCGGCGGGATGGCGAAAGGCGCGGGCATGCTCGCTCCATCGCTGGCGACCATGCTGACGGTGATCACCACAGACGCCGTCGCGGACGCGGCAGCGCTCGACCACGCGCTGCGCCGGGCGGCCGCGCTGACCTTCGATCGACTCGACGTCGACGGCAGTTGCTCCACCAACGACACCGTGTTGCTGCTGTCGTCGGGTGCCAGCGCCATCACGCCCACCCAGGCCGAACTCGACGACGCCGTGTTGCGGGTGTGCGACGACCTGTGCGCACAGTTGCAGGCCGACGCCGAGGGCGTCACGAAGCGCGTCGTCATCACGGTGACCGGGGCGGCGTCGGAGGACGAGGCGCTGACCGCCGCCCGGGTGGTGGCGCGCGACAGCCTGGTCAAGACCGCGCTGTTCGGCTCCGACCCGAACTGGGGCCGCGTGCTGGCCGCCGTCGGCATGGCGCCGGTGACCCTGGACGCCGAACGGATCAGTGTGTCGTTCAACGGGTCTCCGGTGTGCATCGACGGCACCGGTGCGCCCGGCGCCCGCGAGGTCGACCTGTCCGGCGCGGACATCGACGTCACCATCGACCTCGGCGTCGGCTCGGCACGCGCGAGCATCCGCACCACCGACCTGTCGCACGGCTACGTCGAAGAGAACTCGGCATACAGCTCATGA
- the argB gene encoding acetylglutamate kinase, whose product MTSSHVAGGTAPPATPVKAQVLAAALPWLKQLHGKIVVVKYGGNAMTDEVLKTAFAADMVFLRNCGIHPVVVHGGGPQISAMLKKLGIEGDFKGGFRVTTPEVLDVARMVLFGQVGRELVNLINAHGPYAVGVTGEDAHLFTAVRRSVTVDGVATDIGLVGDVEHVDAAALMDLIAAGRIPVVSTIAPDVDGVVHNINADTAAAALAEALGAEKLVVLTDVEGLYTSWPNRDSLVSEIDTAALTQLLPTLEAGMVPKIEACLRAVSGGVPSAHVIDGRVEHCVLVELFTDEGTGTKVVSA is encoded by the coding sequence ATGACTTCGTCTCATGTCGCCGGCGGAACGGCTCCGCCAGCGACGCCGGTCAAGGCGCAGGTTCTCGCGGCCGCGTTGCCGTGGCTGAAGCAACTGCACGGCAAGATCGTCGTCGTCAAGTACGGCGGCAACGCGATGACCGATGAGGTGCTGAAGACGGCGTTCGCCGCGGACATGGTGTTCCTGCGCAACTGCGGCATTCACCCCGTGGTGGTGCACGGCGGCGGCCCGCAGATCAGTGCGATGCTGAAAAAGCTTGGCATCGAAGGTGATTTCAAGGGCGGCTTCAGGGTGACCACACCGGAGGTGCTCGACGTCGCGCGCATGGTGCTGTTCGGTCAGGTCGGCCGCGAACTGGTCAACCTGATCAACGCACACGGGCCGTACGCGGTGGGGGTCACCGGCGAGGACGCGCACCTGTTCACCGCGGTGCGGCGCAGCGTCACCGTCGACGGGGTGGCCACCGACATCGGTCTGGTCGGCGACGTGGAACACGTCGACGCCGCCGCGTTGATGGATCTCATTGCGGCGGGCCGCATCCCGGTGGTGTCGACCATCGCTCCGGATGTCGACGGGGTGGTGCACAACATCAACGCCGACACCGCGGCGGCTGCACTGGCCGAAGCGCTCGGCGCCGAGAAGCTGGTGGTGCTCACCGATGTCGAGGGGCTCTACACCAGCTGGCCCAACCGCGACTCGCTGGTCAGTGAGATCGACACCGCCGCGTTGACGCAACTGCTGCCGACGCTGGAGGCCGGCATGGTGCCCAAGATCGAGGCATGCTTGCGCGCCGTATCGGGCGGCGTGCCGAGCGCACATGTGATCGACGGACGTGTCGAACACTGCGTGCTGGTCGAGTTGTTCACGGACGAAGGGACGGGCACGAAGGTGGTGAGCGCGTGA
- a CDS encoding acetylornithine transaminase, translating to MMNNYGTPPLALASGDGAVVTDVDGKRYVDLLGGIAVNILGHRHPAVIDAVTTQLNTLGHTSNLYATEPGIALAESLVGLLGTAARVFFCNSGTEANEVAFKITRLTGRTKLVAAHGAFHGRTMGSLALTGQPSKQEPFAPLPGDVVHVPYGDTEALAAAVDDTTAAVFLEPIMGEGGVVVPPAGYLVAAREITARHGALLVLDEVQTGMGRTGAFFAHQHDGITPDIVTLAKGLGGGLPIGACLAIGATADLLTPGLHGSTFGGNPVCTAAANAVLKVLADDDLIGRADVLGKTLSHGIEELGHPLVGHVRGKGLLQGIVLTAEVAKPVETAAREAGFLVNAAAADVIRLAPPLVITDEQIDGFLKALPGVLDQGAAS from the coding sequence ATGATGAACAACTACGGCACACCGCCGTTGGCGTTGGCCAGCGGTGACGGCGCGGTGGTGACCGATGTCGACGGCAAGAGGTATGTCGACCTGCTCGGCGGAATCGCGGTCAACATCCTCGGCCACCGCCATCCGGCCGTCATCGACGCCGTCACCACGCAACTCAACACGCTCGGCCACACGTCGAATCTCTATGCCACCGAACCCGGTATCGCGCTGGCCGAGTCCCTCGTGGGACTGCTCGGCACCGCAGCGCGCGTGTTCTTCTGCAACTCCGGCACCGAGGCCAACGAGGTCGCATTCAAGATCACCCGGCTGACCGGGCGGACGAAACTGGTTGCGGCGCACGGCGCCTTCCACGGCCGCACGATGGGGTCGCTGGCGCTCACAGGCCAGCCGTCGAAGCAGGAGCCGTTCGCGCCGCTGCCCGGCGACGTCGTCCACGTTCCCTACGGCGACACCGAGGCGCTGGCCGCAGCCGTCGACGACACCACCGCGGCCGTGTTCCTCGAGCCGATCATGGGGGAGGGCGGTGTGGTGGTGCCGCCGGCAGGCTACCTGGTGGCCGCTCGGGAGATCACGGCCCGGCACGGGGCGCTGTTGGTGCTCGACGAGGTGCAGACCGGAATGGGCCGCACCGGGGCGTTTTTCGCGCATCAGCACGACGGCATCACCCCCGACATCGTCACGCTCGCCAAGGGGTTGGGCGGCGGGCTGCCGATCGGTGCGTGCCTGGCGATCGGTGCGACCGCCGACCTGCTCACTCCCGGCCTGCACGGCAGCACGTTCGGCGGCAACCCGGTCTGCACGGCCGCCGCGAACGCAGTGCTCAAGGTGCTCGCCGACGACGATCTGATCGGACGCGCCGATGTGCTGGGCAAGACGTTGTCCCACGGCATCGAGGAGTTGGGGCACCCCCTCGTCGGCCATGTCCGCGGCAAAGGCCTGCTGCAGGGCATCGTGCTGACCGCCGAAGTCGCGAAACCTGTTGAGACAGCGGCCCGTGAGGCCGGATTCCTAGTCAACGCCGCTGCCGCCGACGTGATCCGGCTGGCACCGCCGCTGGTGATCACCGACGAGCAGATCGACGGGTTCCTCAAAGCGTTGCCCGGCGTCCTGGACCAGGGGGCGGCGTCATGA
- a CDS encoding arginine repressor, translating to MGRGREPVACAEGAAGVAAGAVVSTPTRVGRQARIVSILSSQSVHSQTELAAMLADEGIDVTQATLSRDLEELGAVKLRGADGGVGVYVVPEDGSPVRGVSGGTERVTRLLGELLVSTDASGNLAVLRTPPGAAHYLASAMDRAALPYVVGTVAGDDTIFVVAREPMTGAELAAKLESIKQKEID from the coding sequence GTGGGACGAGGCCGAGAACCGGTTGCATGCGCAGAAGGCGCTGCTGGTGTGGCTGCTGGAGCGGTCGTGAGTACCCCGACCCGGGTCGGCAGGCAGGCCCGCATCGTGTCGATCCTGTCGTCGCAATCGGTGCACAGCCAAACCGAGTTGGCCGCGATGCTGGCCGACGAAGGCATCGACGTCACGCAGGCCACGCTGTCGCGGGACCTCGAGGAGCTGGGCGCGGTCAAGCTGCGCGGCGCCGACGGCGGCGTCGGTGTGTACGTCGTGCCCGAGGACGGCAGCCCGGTCCGCGGCGTTTCCGGTGGCACAGAACGGGTTACCCGCCTCCTCGGCGAGCTGTTGGTGTCCACCGACGCCAGCGGCAACCTCGCCGTGCTGCGCACACCGCCGGGGGCGGCACACTATCTGGCCAGCGCGATGGACCGCGCTGCACTTCCGTACGTGGTCGGCACGGTCGCCGGCGACGACACCATTTTCGTTGTGGCCCGTGAGCCGATGACCGGCGCTGAACTCGCCGCGAAGCTGGAAAGCATTAAACAAAAGGAGATCGACTAA
- the argC gene encoding N-acetyl-gamma-glutamyl-phosphate reductase produces the protein MTSVAVAGASGYAGGEILRLLLGHPGYAAGRLTIGALTAAASAGTTVAEHHPHLLPLAGRVLDTTDADVLAGHDVVFLALPHGHSAALADQLGPDTVVIDCGADFRLTDSTAWEKFYGSAHAGSWPYGLPELPGAREKLRAAKRIAVPGCYPTAALLALWPAIAEDLVDPAVTVVAVSGTSGAGRAAKVDLLGSEVIGSARAYNIGGKHRHTPEIAQGLKALTDRDVTVSFTPVLIPTSRGILATCTARTTAPLSQLRAAYEKAYDAEPFVHLLAEGQLPKTGAVIGSNAAQLAVAVDEEAATFVAIAAIDNLVKGTGGAAVQSMNLALGWPETEGLSIVGVAP, from the coding sequence ATGACGTCTGTCGCGGTCGCCGGAGCCAGCGGATACGCCGGCGGCGAGATCCTCCGACTGCTCCTCGGGCATCCCGGGTATGCGGCCGGGCGGCTGACCATCGGTGCGCTCACCGCCGCCGCCAGCGCGGGCACCACGGTCGCCGAACACCATCCGCACCTGCTGCCGCTGGCGGGCCGGGTGCTCGACACCACCGACGCGGACGTGCTCGCCGGCCACGACGTCGTCTTCCTGGCGCTGCCACACGGGCACTCGGCCGCGCTGGCCGACCAGTTGGGCCCGGACACCGTCGTGATCGACTGCGGCGCCGACTTCCGGCTCACCGACTCGACTGCGTGGGAGAAGTTCTACGGATCCGCGCACGCGGGTAGTTGGCCCTACGGATTGCCGGAGCTACCCGGGGCGCGCGAGAAGTTGCGCGCGGCGAAGCGGATCGCCGTGCCGGGCTGCTATCCGACCGCCGCACTGCTCGCGTTGTGGCCTGCGATCGCCGAGGACCTCGTCGACCCCGCTGTCACGGTCGTCGCGGTCAGCGGCACCTCCGGTGCCGGTCGTGCCGCCAAGGTGGACCTGCTCGGCTCGGAGGTGATCGGGTCGGCCCGCGCCTACAACATCGGCGGTAAGCACCGGCACACCCCGGAGATCGCGCAGGGCCTCAAGGCATTGACCGACAGGGACGTCACCGTATCGTTCACGCCGGTGCTCATACCCACCTCGCGCGGGATATTGGCCACCTGCACTGCCCGCACCACTGCGCCGCTGTCGCAACTGCGCGCCGCTTACGAGAAGGCTTACGACGCCGAGCCTTTCGTGCACCTGCTGGCGGAGGGCCAGTTGCCGAAGACCGGGGCGGTGATCGGCAGCAACGCCGCCCAGTTGGCCGTCGCGGTCGACGAGGAGGCCGCGACCTTCGTCGCGATCGCCGCGATCGACAACCTCGTCAAGGGGACAGGAGGCGCGGCTGTGCAGTCCATGAACCTCGCATTGGGATGGCCGGAGACGGAAGGGCTTTCGATCGTGGGAGTGGCGCCGTGA